A genome region from Panicum virgatum strain AP13 chromosome 4K, P.virgatum_v5, whole genome shotgun sequence includes the following:
- the LOC120702236 gene encoding E3 ubiquitin-protein ligase ZNRF4-like, whose product MGGAVEARPDDVDDRDDACSPIVRAFGPDWRWKFMLIIVSALVAVLLLIWLAKRGVMTWWCRRRRVPPQPQPSMPMCTVCQDDVEKGEDAVALPCGHSYHRRCITQAVDHDPRCPVCRAPVSPADTAV is encoded by the coding sequence ATGGGTGGCGCAGTCGAGGCGCGCCCTGACGACGTCGATGACCGAGATGATGCCTGCAGCCCCATTGTGCGGGCGTTCGGCCCAGACTGGCGGTGGAAGTTCATGCTCATCATCGTTAGTGCGCTGGTCGCCGTGCTTCTGCTCATCTGGCTCGCCAAGCGCGGGGTGATGACGTGGTGGTGTCGCCGCCGGAGagtgccgccgcagccgcagccctcGATGCCGATGTGCACGGTGTGCCAGGATGACGTCGAGAAGGGTGAGGACGCGGTCGCGCTGCCCTGCGGGCACTCGTACCACCGGCGCTGCATCACGCAGGCCGTGGACCACGACCCCCGGTGCCCAGTTTGCAGGGCGCCTGTTTCGCCTGCGGACACAGCAGTCTGA
- the LOC120702234 gene encoding uncharacterized protein LOC120702234 codes for MWRFVQFVMLLSVFCLKGVATTSLRGKNPHLCMDMLFKEEVSSNGSSVPIKEEASDSSAYIFHHAIYQSTGYDSVVYGTKATLSVHEFPAIKKGQNILATVKVWNFQKGHPEYTNAVHAGWAIRPSFYGDSKTHFIITWTADGYRSTGCIDLKCDGFVPVNYAPITPGDSLEGQSKISIKIFKKKDDGDWWLYFGHDGQNLAPVGFWPKNIFTSLADHANIITWGGYTGSFSGDSSPPMGNGKWPGANSATYQDVQYVSGDGQGYAPPPWPGGVHADVTHKNCYQLSPFTNNMFYYGGPGGCSD; via the exons ATGTGGAGATTCGTCCAGTTTGTTATGCTACTCTCTGTCTTCTGTTTGAAAGGAGTTGCTACAACATCATTGCGCGGCAAGAACCCGCACCTTTGCATGGACATGCTATTCAAAGAAGAGGTATCATCTAATGGGAGCTCGGTGCCGATCAAAGAAGAAGCATCCGACAGTTCAGCATATATATTCCAT CATGCAATTTACCAATCAACTGGCTATGATTCCGTAGTATACGGTACCAAGGCAACTTTAAGTGTTCATGAGTTCCCGGCCATCAAGAAGGGGCAAAATATATTGGCTACTGTTAAGGTTTGGAATTTCCAAAAGGGCCATCCGGAATATACTAATGCTGTGCATGCTGGATGGGCA ATTCGGCCATCATTCTACGGTGACAGCAAAACTCATTTTATCATAACATGGACA GCCGATGGATACAGATCAACCGGGTGTATTGACTTAAAATGTGATGGATTCGTGCCAGTTAACTATGCACCAATTACCCCAGGAGATAGTTTGGAGGGGCAAAGTAAGATATCAATCAAGATATTCAAG aaaaaggaTGATGGAGATTGGTGGTTATACTTTGGTCATGATGGTCAGAACCTTGCTCCCGTGGGATTTTGGCCAAAGAATATCTTCACCAGTTTGGCAGACCATGCAAATATAATAACTTGGGGAGGCTACACGGGATCTTTTTCAGGAGATTCCAGCCCCCCAATGGGGAATGGCAAGTGGCCAGGAGCAAATTCTGCAACATATCAAGATGTCCAGTATGTTAGCGGTGATGGCCAAGGCTACGCTCCCCCTCCATGGCCCGGTGGTGTTCATGCCGATGTGACCCATAAGAACTGTTATCAACTGAGCCCGTTTACGAATAACATGTTCtactatgggggtccgggaggTTGTAGTGATTAG